Genomic segment of bacterium:
CATTGGACCCAAAGGCACCTTCTTTCTCGGGTTGAAGGAGATCAGGGGGATAGGCCACCTGGACCAGACCCTGCGGGTCGGTGTAGTTAACGTAACGGGGCGTTTGGGTGAACCCCAAAATCGGAAAAAGAATGAATGAACTGGCACAATAGATTAGGTGTTTCATAGGAGGATCCAACCTTTCAAATAAATAAACTTTGCGATTTAAGTTTAAATCGGGACGACAGAGGATGGTAAAAACAATTATTTACGCGGGGCCTTATTCCCCTGCCACAACCCTTTCCGGAAGCGCCAACTTGATTAAAATGCATCCATGAAAAAATCCTTCCTCCAAAAGATCAAAAAAAGCTTTTACCCGGGCTTTCTGCGCATGGACCCGGAAGCCCTCGGGACCTATGGCCGGGACGGTTCCATCGGGACCCAGCCCCGCCCTTCCGCCGTAGTTTTTCCCCGTTCCACTCCTGAAGTCTCTCGTTTCTTGAAGGAATGCGCCCGTTTCCAGGTACCCGTGGTGCCGAACGGTGGCAAGACCGGCATGTCCGGTGGCGCCGTGGCGGCCCAGGGTGAAGTGGTCCTGAGTTTGGAAAAGATGGACCGGATGGAAAAGGTGGATCCCGTGGCGCGCACCGTCCGCGTGCAGGCCGGGGCGACCATGGAGGCGGTTCACCGGCATTGCGCGGCCAGCGGCCTCACTTGGCCCGTGAGCATCGCCTCGAAAAAGCAGTGCCAGGTCGGCGGGAATATTTCCACCAATGCCGGAGGCCTGAAGGTGGTCCGTTATGGCTCCACCCGCAATTGGGTGCTGGGTTTGCAAGTGGTCCTCATGGGCGGTGAGGTCTTGGAATTGAACGGGGCGCTGGAAAAGAACAACTCGGGCTACGACCTTCGCCAGCTCTTCATCGGAAGCGAGGGGACCCTGGGGGTCGTGACCGAAGCCGTGTTGAAGCTGTCCCCCGCCCCCGGGAAAGCCGGGACCTTTTTCATCGCCTTAAAGGACAGGGCCGCGGTTTTGAGGCTGTTCCAACGGGCTTCCCAAAACCCTTCGTTCCAAGTGGCGGCTTTTGAGTTCCTGACCCGCAAATGCGTGGAAAAGGTATGCGAGGTCTTTGGGTTGACCTGCCCCGTGACCCTCGATGCCGGGGCCTATGTACTGATGGAGGTGGAATCCCCAGGGGACGGAGGATCGGCAAAGGAGGATTGGCACCTGTCCCCCGGCCCTCAAGTCGGGGGACGAGCCTTGGTTGAGCCGAGCCAAGCCGCCGATGGTTCCCATCGGGCGGCAAAGGGGGCTCGGCTAGGGTGGGACTCTTGGCTAACCGCGCTTAAGAAACAGGGTGTCATCCTAGAGGGCCGGTGGGCCCGGACACCCGAAGAGGTCCATGCCTTCTGGACCATCCGGGAAAATATGTCCAAGGCCCTTTCCAGTTATGGGGTCCAACAGCGGTACGATCTTTCGGTCCCCATTTCCAGCATCGACCCCTTTTTAGGGGATGTGGACGCCGCTTTTAAGAAGAAATTCCCCGGCTTTGACGTCTTTGTTTTCGGGCATATCGGGGATGGCAACCTGCACGTCAACACCCACAAGCCGCAGACCATGTCCGAGAGGGCCTTTTGGAAAAAAAGCCTCCAAGCCAGCAAAGTCCTCTACGGGATCGTTAAGAAATACCGGGGTAGCGTCTCGGCGGAGCACGGTATCGGGCTGGTGAAAAAACCTTATCTTCTTTACACCCGAACGCCGAAGGAAGTGGAACTCTTCCGTTCCCTCAAGAAGTTGTTCGATCCCAAGGGTCTGCTCAACCCAGGAAAAATATTCGATTAAGGGTTCCGAATGAAAAGGTAGTGGATATGACCAGCGACGCCACCAAGAAATTCGCCTCAAAGCCCTTGGGCGTCATGCACTACGCGGTGGACC
This window contains:
- a CDS encoding FAD-binding oxidoreductase, translated to MKKSFLQKIKKSFYPGFLRMDPEALGTYGRDGSIGTQPRPSAVVFPRSTPEVSRFLKECARFQVPVVPNGGKTGMSGGAVAAQGEVVLSLEKMDRMEKVDPVARTVRVQAGATMEAVHRHCAASGLTWPVSIASKKQCQVGGNISTNAGGLKVVRYGSTRNWVLGLQVVLMGGEVLELNGALEKNNSGYDLRQLFIGSEGTLGVVTEAVLKLSPAPGKAGTFFIALKDRAAVLRLFQRASQNPSFQVAAFEFLTRKCVEKVCEVFGLTCPVTLDAGAYVLMEVESPGDGGSAKEDWHLSPGPQVGGRALVEPSQAADGSHRAAKGARLGWDSWLTALKKQGVILEGRWARTPEEVHAFWTIRENMSKALSSYGVQQRYDLSVPISSIDPFLGDVDAAFKKKFPGFDVFVFGHIGDGNLHVNTHKPQTMSERAFWKKSLQASKVLYGIVKKYRGSVSAEHGIGLVKKPYLLYTRTPKEVELFRSLKKLFDPKGLLNPGKIFD